In one window of Agromyces badenianii DNA:
- a CDS encoding glycerophosphodiester phosphodiesterase family protein, with product MLHDDPPRPLVIGHRGAPGYRPEHTRSSYELAFALGADAVEPDIVATRDGVLVLRHENEISGTTDVASRPEFAGRRTTREVDGTALTGWFTEDFTWAELATLRARERLGSIRQASASFDGRYPIIRLRELFEIIDIAGGEQRRLLRIVAEFKHAAHFDALGLPLDELFHAELEAAGWGRGDERLIMEAFEPTLLDRLGARGIRGKRVFLIEGTGAPWDLVLTGARTAPRYDSFMTEEGLLGLAGRFDGVSVGKARLVGGAKTRRAADAAGPPLTGADLVDAAHAANLEIYTWTLRPENRSLSAPFRRGTGRAAYGEWLGEFSEIIGMGVDGVFLDHPDLGVDARRSVTG from the coding sequence ATGCTCCACGACGACCCCCCGCGCCCGCTCGTGATCGGGCACCGGGGTGCGCCCGGGTACCGCCCCGAGCACACGCGATCGTCGTACGAGCTCGCCTTCGCGCTCGGCGCCGATGCGGTCGAGCCCGACATCGTCGCGACCCGCGACGGCGTGCTCGTGCTGCGTCACGAGAACGAGATCTCGGGCACCACGGATGTCGCGAGCCGCCCCGAGTTCGCCGGTCGCCGCACCACGCGCGAAGTCGACGGCACCGCCCTCACCGGCTGGTTCACCGAGGACTTCACGTGGGCGGAGCTCGCGACACTGCGGGCGCGCGAGCGCCTCGGCTCGATCCGGCAGGCGAGTGCGAGCTTCGACGGACGCTATCCGATCATCCGGCTGCGGGAGCTCTTCGAGATCATCGACATCGCGGGGGGCGAACAACGCCGGCTCCTGCGCATAGTGGCCGAGTTCAAGCACGCCGCGCATTTCGACGCGCTGGGGCTGCCGCTCGACGAGCTCTTCCACGCCGAACTCGAAGCAGCCGGCTGGGGCCGGGGCGACGAGCGGCTCATCATGGAGGCGTTCGAGCCCACCCTGCTCGATCGGCTCGGCGCGCGAGGCATCCGGGGCAAGCGGGTGTTCCTGATCGAGGGCACCGGTGCGCCGTGGGACCTCGTGCTCACCGGTGCGCGCACGGCGCCGCGCTACGACTCGTTCATGACCGAAGAGGGCCTGCTCGGCCTCGCCGGCCGCTTCGACGGGGTGAGCGTGGGCAAGGCGCGGCTCGTCGGCGGGGCGAAGACGAGGCGAGCCGCGGATGCCGCGGGCCCGCCGCTCACGGGTGCCGACCTCGTCGATGCGGCGCACGCGGCGAACCTCGAGATCTACACCTGGACGCTCCGCCCCGAGAACCGGTCGCTCTCAGCGCCGTTCCGGCGCGGCACCGGACGGGCGGCCTACGGCGAGTGGCTCGGAGAGTTCAGCGAGATCATCGGCATGGGCGTCGACGGGGTCTTCCTCGATCACCCCGACCTCGGCGTCGACGCGCGCCGATCGGTGACCGGCTGA
- a CDS encoding Bax inhibitor-1/YccA family membrane protein, with the protein MALDNPAFSRNSAFSAQGGAAAAHDISAQQLQQMYNQPATPPAGETMAVETTIQKAAVSFGLLLVGAALGWLTTESLPFLWIGAGIVGFVLVLVNTFKREPSPALILAYSAVQGVFVGGISAWYESINPGIVAQAVIATLVVVGVTLALFASGKIRASKKATKIFLIAMVGYLVFSLVNLGIMLFGGAEGNPWGLRGSFEIMGIPLGVILGVFVVIMAAYSLVLDFDFIQQGVRNRAPKKYEWSGVFGIMVTVIWLYLEILRMLAIAQSSD; encoded by the coding sequence ATGGCTCTCGACAACCCCGCATTCTCGCGGAACTCCGCGTTCTCCGCGCAGGGGGGCGCGGCCGCAGCGCACGACATCTCGGCTCAGCAGCTGCAGCAGATGTACAACCAGCCCGCCACCCCGCCCGCCGGCGAGACCATGGCGGTCGAGACGACGATCCAGAAGGCCGCCGTGTCGTTCGGGCTCCTGCTCGTCGGTGCCGCCCTCGGCTGGCTCACGACCGAGTCGCTGCCGTTCCTCTGGATCGGCGCCGGCATCGTCGGCTTCGTGCTCGTGCTCGTCAACACCTTCAAGCGCGAGCCCTCCCCCGCGCTGATCCTCGCCTACTCGGCCGTGCAGGGCGTCTTCGTCGGCGGCATCTCGGCCTGGTACGAGTCGATCAACCCCGGCATCGTCGCGCAGGCCGTCATCGCGACCCTCGTGGTCGTCGGCGTGACGCTCGCGCTCTTCGCCTCGGGCAAGATCCGCGCCTCGAAGAAGGCGACGAAGATCTTCCTCATCGCGATGGTGGGCTACCTCGTGTTCTCGCTCGTGAACCTGGGCATCATGCTCTTCGGCGGAGCCGAGGGCAACCCGTGGGGCCTTCGCGGCAGCTTCGAGATCATGGGCATCCCGCTCGGCGTGATCCTCGGCGTTTTCGTCGTCATCATGGCGGCGTACTCGCTCGTGCTCGACTTCGACTTCATCCAGCAGGGCGTGCGCAACCGCGCCCCGAAGAAGTACGAGTGGTCGGGTGTCTTCGGCATCATGGTCACGGTCATCTGGCTGTACCTCGAGATCCTGCGCATGCTCGCGATCGCGCAGTCGAGCGACTGA
- a CDS encoding L-lactate dehydrogenase, with amino-acid sequence MGVVENSKLTVVGAGSVGTSLAYAALIRGAANEVALYDIAREKVEAEVLDLAHGTQFTGSSVNGGADLAVVAGSHVIVVTAGAKQQPGQSRLDLAGTNVRILEELLPALLERAPDAVIVLVTNPVDVLTVAAQRITGLPPHRIFGSGTVLDTSRLRWLLAKRAGVTIRSVHADIVGEHGDTEFPLWSNARIGPVPILEWRGAEPFTAGELDEIAREVRDAAYTVIRGKGATNYAIGLAGARIVEAVLSDERAVLPVSTVLSGIRNLDGVALSLPSVVGGDGAVPVDETPFSAEEERLLAASADAIRASVATLGL; translated from the coding sequence ATGGGGGTCGTCGAGAACTCGAAGTTGACGGTGGTCGGGGCAGGCAGCGTGGGCACGAGCCTCGCCTATGCGGCGTTGATCCGGGGTGCCGCGAACGAGGTGGCGTTGTACGACATCGCGCGCGAGAAGGTCGAGGCCGAGGTGCTCGACCTCGCGCACGGCACGCAGTTCACCGGCTCATCGGTGAACGGCGGCGCCGATCTCGCCGTGGTGGCGGGTTCGCACGTCATCGTGGTCACCGCCGGCGCGAAGCAGCAACCCGGGCAGTCCCGGCTCGATCTCGCCGGCACGAACGTGCGCATCCTCGAAGAGCTGCTGCCGGCCCTGCTCGAGCGGGCGCCCGACGCCGTGATCGTGCTCGTCACGAACCCCGTCGACGTGCTCACGGTCGCGGCGCAGCGCATCACGGGCCTGCCGCCGCACCGCATCTTCGGCTCGGGCACCGTGCTCGACACCTCGCGGCTGCGCTGGCTGCTCGCGAAGCGGGCCGGCGTGACCATCAGGAGCGTGCACGCCGACATCGTCGGCGAACACGGCGACACCGAGTTCCCGCTGTGGTCCAACGCCCGCATCGGGCCGGTGCCGATCCTCGAGTGGCGCGGCGCCGAACCGTTCACGGCGGGCGAGCTCGACGAGATCGCCCGCGAGGTTCGGGATGCCGCGTACACGGTGATCCGCGGCAAGGGCGCGACGAACTACGCCATCGGCCTGGCGGGGGCGCGCATCGTCGAGGCGGTGCTGAGCGACGAACGAGCGGTGCTGCCGGTCTCGACGGTGCTCAGCGGCATCCGGAATCTCGACGGAGTCGCCCTGTCGCTGCCGAGCGTCGTCGGCGGCGACGGTGCCGTGCCGGTCGACGAGACGCCCTTCTCGGCCGAGGAGGAACGCCTGCTCGCGGCGTCGGCCGATGCGATTCGCGCCTCGGTCGCGACGCTCGGGCTCTGA
- the guaA gene encoding glutamine-hydrolyzing GMP synthase has product MTDQPTQQRPVLVVDFGAQYAQLIARRVREASVYSEIVPHTITAAEVAAKNPIGIVLSGGPSSVYEDGAPKLDEGILQLGVPTLGICYGFQVMAKQLGGEVAHTGLREYGATAATVTDASGNALLEGQPVDQTVWMSHGDSVSRAPEGFEVLASTASTPVAAFANDEKRFYGVQWHPEVKHSEFGQRIIENFLHRAAGIPADWNSGNVIAEQVERIRAQVGSARVISALSGGVDSAVSTALVQQAVGDQLTAVFVDHGLLRKGEREQVQQDYVAATGVRLITVDVADIFLDALAGVTDPEEKRKIIGREFIRAFEQAERDLVAEAAADGQPIKFLVQGTLYPDVVESGGGAGTANIKSHHNVGGLPEDLQFELVEPLRTLFKDEVRAIGRELGLPETIVGRQPFPGPGLGIRIVGEVTRERLELLREADAIAREELTNAGLDHEIWQCPVVLLADVRSVGVQGDGRTYGHPIVLRPVSSEDAMTADWTRLPYDVLAKISNRITNEVPEVNRVVLDVTSKPPGTIEWE; this is encoded by the coding sequence GTGACCGATCAGCCCACCCAGCAGCGGCCGGTTCTCGTCGTCGACTTCGGCGCCCAGTACGCACAGCTCATCGCGCGGCGGGTGCGCGAGGCATCCGTCTACTCAGAGATCGTGCCGCACACGATCACCGCGGCAGAGGTCGCGGCGAAGAACCCGATCGGCATCGTGCTCTCGGGCGGGCCGTCGTCGGTCTACGAAGACGGGGCCCCGAAGCTCGACGAGGGCATCCTCCAGCTCGGCGTGCCGACGCTCGGCATCTGCTACGGCTTCCAGGTGATGGCGAAGCAGCTCGGCGGCGAGGTCGCGCACACCGGGCTCCGCGAGTACGGCGCCACGGCCGCGACGGTGACGGATGCCTCGGGCAACGCCCTGCTCGAGGGGCAGCCGGTCGACCAGACCGTGTGGATGAGCCACGGCGACTCGGTCTCGCGCGCGCCCGAGGGCTTCGAGGTGCTCGCCTCGACGGCGTCGACGCCCGTGGCCGCGTTCGCCAACGACGAGAAGCGCTTCTACGGCGTGCAGTGGCACCCCGAGGTCAAGCACTCCGAGTTCGGCCAGCGCATCATCGAGAACTTCCTGCACCGTGCCGCCGGCATTCCCGCCGACTGGAACTCGGGCAATGTCATCGCCGAGCAGGTCGAGCGCATCCGCGCCCAGGTCGGCTCGGCCCGCGTCATCTCGGCACTGTCGGGCGGCGTCGACTCCGCGGTGTCGACCGCCCTCGTGCAGCAGGCCGTCGGCGACCAGCTGACCGCGGTCTTCGTCGACCACGGGCTGCTCCGCAAGGGGGAGCGCGAGCAGGTGCAGCAGGACTATGTCGCCGCCACGGGCGTGCGCCTCATCACGGTCGACGTGGCCGACATCTTCCTCGATGCGCTCGCCGGGGTCACCGACCCCGAGGAGAAGCGCAAGATCATCGGCCGGGAGTTCATCCGCGCCTTCGAGCAGGCCGAGCGCGACCTCGTCGCCGAGGCGGCCGCCGACGGACAGCCGATCAAGTTCCTCGTGCAGGGCACGCTCTACCCCGACGTCGTCGAGTCGGGCGGCGGCGCGGGCACGGCCAACATCAAGAGCCATCACAACGTCGGCGGCCTGCCCGAAGACCTGCAGTTCGAGCTCGTCGAGCCGCTGCGCACCCTGTTCAAAGACGAGGTGCGCGCGATCGGCCGCGAGCTCGGGTTGCCCGAGACGATCGTCGGCCGCCAGCCCTTCCCAGGGCCGGGCCTCGGCATCCGCATCGTCGGCGAGGTCACCCGTGAGCGCCTCGAGCTGCTCCGCGAGGCCGATGCGATCGCGCGTGAAGAGCTGACGAACGCGGGCCTCGACCACGAGATCTGGCAGTGCCCCGTCGTGCTGCTCGCCGACGTGCGCTCGGTCGGCGTGCAAGGCGACGGCCGCACCTACGGACACCCCATCGTGCTGCGCCCCGTCTCGTCGGAAGACGCGATGACCGCCGACTGGACGCGCCTGCCCTACGACGTGCTGGCGAAGATCTCGAACCGCATCACGAACGAGGTTCCCGAGGTCAATCGGGTCGTGCTCGACGTCACGTCGAAGCCGCCGGGCACCATCGAATGGGAGTGA
- a CDS encoding DUF3817 domain-containing protein: MPLEPKSADLPRIRGALKLYQVASVITGVMLLLLCAEMIMKYAFHLELFAFGDQGVLAFAPVIETAAGLESTGTGANLSTGILIAHGWFYVVYLFSDFRLWSLMRWPFSRFIIIALGGIVPFLSFFLEARIGREVRDYVDHREADGAATSDRTDSSDTVEAQQ, encoded by the coding sequence ATGCCCCTCGAGCCGAAATCCGCCGATCTGCCGCGCATTCGCGGGGCGCTCAAGCTCTATCAGGTGGCCTCGGTCATCACGGGCGTGATGCTGCTCCTGCTGTGTGCCGAGATGATCATGAAGTACGCGTTCCATCTCGAGCTCTTCGCGTTCGGCGACCAGGGCGTGCTCGCATTCGCCCCCGTGATCGAGACCGCCGCGGGGCTCGAGTCCACGGGCACGGGTGCCAACCTCTCGACCGGCATCCTCATCGCGCACGGCTGGTTCTACGTCGTGTACCTCTTCAGCGACTTCCGGCTCTGGAGCCTCATGCGCTGGCCCTTCAGCCGGTTCATCATCATCGCGCTCGGCGGCATCGTGCCGTTCCTCTCGTTCTTCCTCGAAGCTCGCATCGGACGAGAGGTGCGCGACTACGTCGACCACCGCGAGGCCGACGGAGCCGCGACTTCAGACCGCACCGACTCTTCCGACACCGTGGAGGCCCAGCAGTGA
- a CDS encoding SURF1 family protein, giving the protein MLKMMLRPRWVLALLLALGIAAAFALLGQWQLERAVEQSVVVERPTEEVRPFAGVAEPDRPTEQAATAQLVEVTGTVVPGDTVIVEGRLNDGVAGYWPVVHLEVTDGTPGGLPVALGWAPDEETAREAAERFEASVDPAAPVTLVGRFLPSEAPMAPADDADPFSMQTVAVAQLINVWADFDDRPVYFGYVTAAEPPAGLDAIASPPPEEEAQLDWLNVFYAIEWAVFAGFAIYLWYRLVRDAVEREREREEQEEAEASASREAAVGAPPAD; this is encoded by the coding sequence ATGCTCAAGATGATGTTGCGCCCTCGATGGGTGCTCGCACTGCTGCTCGCCCTCGGCATCGCGGCGGCGTTCGCGTTGCTCGGCCAGTGGCAGCTCGAGCGAGCCGTCGAGCAATCGGTGGTGGTGGAGCGGCCCACTGAGGAGGTGCGCCCGTTCGCAGGCGTCGCCGAACCCGACCGGCCGACCGAGCAGGCCGCGACCGCGCAGCTCGTCGAGGTGACGGGCACCGTCGTGCCGGGCGACACGGTCATCGTCGAGGGCCGGCTGAACGACGGCGTCGCCGGGTACTGGCCGGTCGTGCACCTCGAGGTGACGGATGGCACGCCGGGAGGGCTGCCGGTCGCGCTCGGCTGGGCGCCCGACGAAGAGACTGCGCGCGAGGCCGCCGAACGGTTCGAAGCCTCCGTCGACCCGGCCGCTCCCGTCACGCTCGTCGGTCGATTCCTGCCGAGCGAGGCGCCGATGGCCCCTGCCGACGATGCCGACCCGTTCTCGATGCAGACGGTGGCGGTGGCGCAGCTCATCAACGTGTGGGCCGATTTCGACGACCGGCCCGTCTACTTCGGGTACGTCACCGCGGCCGAACCGCCGGCAGGACTCGATGCGATCGCTTCGCCGCCGCCCGAGGAGGAGGCGCAGCTCGACTGGCTCAACGTCTTCTACGCCATCGAGTGGGCAGTCTTCGCCGGGTTCGCGATCTACCTCTGGTACCGCCTCGTGCGCGATGCGGTCGAGCGCGAGCGCGAGCGCGAGGAGCAGGAGGAGGCCGAGGCATCCGCCTCCCGCGAGGCCGCGGTCGGGGCCCCACCCGCCGACTGA
- a CDS encoding nucleotide sugar dehydrogenase: MGKKVVVVGQGYVGLPVAMRAVEVGYDVVGVDLDDARVAALRDGISFVDDVSEATLQSALASGRYMPTNDYSDSAEFDIAVITVPTPLHETLPDLSFIESSAASLAANLRAGAVVILESTTYPGTTEELLVPILESGSGLTAGKDFYAGYSPERIDPGNPVWGFVNTPKVVSGIDAPSLEVVQGFYDSLVDRTVPVSSPKEAELTKLLENTFRHVNIALVNELAIFGHQLGVNVWEAIDAASTKPFGYMRFTPGPGVGGHCLPVDPSYLSWQVKRKLGQNFRFVELANDVNDHMPDYVLQRAMRMLNDLGSAIRDSRVLLVGLAYKRDTGDIRESPSLRLIELLLECGALVKGADGHVEAHRWPAHVEQAELTSETIDSADLVILLTDHTDFDLELLGRSSTPVLDTRNRLRGPNVVRL, from the coding sequence ATGGGCAAGAAAGTCGTCGTCGTCGGGCAGGGGTATGTCGGGCTTCCAGTCGCGATGCGAGCGGTCGAGGTCGGATACGACGTCGTAGGTGTCGACCTTGACGACGCGCGTGTCGCTGCGTTACGAGATGGGATCTCCTTCGTCGACGACGTTTCCGAGGCCACGCTGCAATCAGCGCTCGCGTCTGGCCGTTATATGCCGACGAACGACTATTCAGACAGCGCAGAGTTCGACATCGCCGTGATCACCGTGCCGACGCCGCTGCACGAGACACTTCCCGATCTGAGTTTCATCGAATCGTCAGCAGCTTCACTCGCAGCGAACCTCCGTGCAGGAGCTGTCGTCATCCTGGAGTCGACAACGTACCCGGGTACCACCGAGGAGTTGCTCGTCCCGATCCTCGAGAGCGGTTCCGGCCTCACTGCCGGCAAGGATTTCTACGCCGGCTACAGCCCGGAGCGCATCGACCCGGGCAACCCGGTCTGGGGCTTCGTCAACACCCCCAAGGTCGTCTCCGGAATCGACGCTCCTTCCCTCGAGGTCGTGCAAGGGTTCTACGATTCGCTCGTCGACCGTACGGTGCCAGTGAGCTCGCCGAAAGAGGCTGAGCTGACGAAGCTGCTGGAGAACACCTTCCGTCATGTGAATATCGCTCTCGTGAACGAGCTTGCCATCTTCGGACACCAGCTCGGGGTCAACGTCTGGGAGGCGATCGACGCCGCCTCGACGAAGCCATTCGGGTACATGCGTTTCACGCCCGGTCCCGGCGTCGGCGGACACTGCCTGCCGGTGGACCCGAGCTACTTGTCGTGGCAGGTGAAACGCAAACTCGGCCAGAACTTCCGGTTCGTCGAGCTCGCGAATGATGTGAACGACCACATGCCCGACTACGTCTTGCAGCGCGCCATGCGCATGCTGAACGACTTGGGCTCTGCGATTCGCGACTCCCGTGTGCTGCTCGTCGGGCTCGCGTACAAGCGAGACACCGGAGACATCCGCGAGTCGCCCTCGCTTCGACTCATCGAGCTGCTGCTCGAGTGCGGCGCCCTGGTGAAGGGTGCCGACGGTCACGTCGAAGCCCACCGCTGGCCCGCGCACGTGGAGCAAGCCGAACTCACCTCCGAGACGATCGATTCGGCCGATCTGGTGATCCTGCTGACCGACCACACAGATTTCGACCTCGAGCTGCTCGGACGCTCTTCGACGCCTGTGCTGGACACGCGCAACCGCCTTCGCGGTCCGAACGTCGTGCGACTCTAG
- a CDS encoding glycosyltransferase: protein MSSGALERDLLAAASLGVYDFDDALYLPTASLTGRLFPKERIWRRAVEAADTVIAGNSVLADQASQLNRNTVVIPSCVNPNEYRMKTDFHLSETPRAIWIGSPSTERFLQAISAELLHAHRTHGLRLTIVSAGEAPLGALDAMVDRVGWDIGTFANVLASADFGVMPLPDDPWSRGKCAYKLLQYGASGLPMIGSPVGANREVLSLSEGLAPETESDWVDVLETVINESATARAARGVAGRRAIEAHYSFRAWQGEWCRAMDVE from the coding sequence TTGAGCAGTGGCGCGCTTGAGCGGGATCTTCTGGCTGCTGCGAGCCTTGGCGTCTACGACTTCGACGATGCACTGTACCTGCCGACAGCTTCGCTCACAGGACGGCTGTTCCCGAAGGAGAGGATCTGGCGCCGTGCTGTGGAGGCGGCTGACACCGTCATCGCGGGCAACTCGGTCTTGGCGGATCAGGCGAGTCAGCTCAATCGCAACACCGTCGTGATTCCCAGCTGTGTCAATCCGAATGAGTATCGGATGAAGACCGACTTTCATCTGAGCGAGACCCCTCGCGCCATCTGGATCGGGTCTCCCAGTACCGAACGATTTCTCCAAGCGATTTCCGCGGAGCTCTTGCACGCACATCGAACGCACGGGCTGCGACTGACGATAGTCAGTGCCGGGGAAGCGCCGCTCGGGGCACTTGATGCAATGGTGGACCGCGTCGGATGGGACATCGGGACTTTCGCGAACGTTCTTGCGTCCGCGGACTTCGGCGTGATGCCGCTACCGGATGACCCCTGGAGCCGAGGCAAGTGTGCCTACAAGCTCCTGCAGTATGGGGCTTCTGGTCTGCCGATGATCGGGAGCCCGGTTGGGGCGAATCGCGAGGTGCTCTCGCTGTCCGAAGGTCTGGCCCCCGAAACGGAGTCCGATTGGGTCGACGTGCTCGAAACGGTCATCAATGAAAGCGCGACGGCTCGAGCGGCGCGCGGGGTCGCAGGTCGCCGCGCGATCGAAGCGCATTACAGCTTCCGAGCGTGGCAAGGCGAGTGGTGCAGGGCGATGGATGTCGAGTGA
- a CDS encoding glycosyltransferase family 4 protein, with translation MTGDRRVVVLGVTADVSLSLMRGFPEYLSAHGWKVHVVSSTGPRLTELGTSGEVTTHALKMAREPAPFADASSLVSWVRLLRRIRPDVVMVGTPKAGLLGLVAAVLTRVPVRVYHVRGLRLETTRGLARRVYTLLERIAFATSTTAIAVSSSLRDRLIDLRLAQGDQVVVLGRGSSNGVDTKRFRPADPSALRDAGAERARIGLAGVPTVGFVGRLTRDKGLEVLAEACKRLADDGVDHQLLVIGDVEEAESRLVLDQLGAGGYPPVVLGHVPDTAPYYALMDVLCLPTFREGFPNVVLEASASGVPVVTTDATGAVDSVVDDVTGSIARVGDPVSLAAELARLLTNPERAKAMGQAGRELVVASYARDVVWMQTESFLRNLRARRA, from the coding sequence ATGACCGGCGATCGTCGCGTCGTTGTACTCGGAGTGACCGCTGACGTATCGCTGTCGTTGATGCGCGGCTTCCCGGAGTATCTCAGCGCGCACGGGTGGAAGGTACATGTCGTGTCTTCGACCGGTCCACGGCTCACGGAGCTTGGAACATCGGGTGAGGTGACAACGCACGCCCTCAAGATGGCTCGTGAGCCGGCGCCGTTCGCCGATGCATCGTCGCTCGTTTCGTGGGTGCGACTTCTTCGGCGGATTCGGCCGGACGTCGTGATGGTGGGCACACCGAAGGCGGGCCTTCTCGGATTGGTCGCCGCCGTGCTCACGCGGGTTCCAGTGCGCGTCTACCATGTGCGCGGCCTTCGGCTTGAGACCACGCGTGGGCTGGCGCGTCGCGTGTACACGCTGCTCGAACGAATCGCCTTCGCAACGTCGACGACCGCGATAGCGGTCAGTTCGAGTCTTCGCGACCGCCTGATTGATCTGCGCCTAGCCCAGGGCGATCAAGTCGTGGTGCTGGGGCGCGGAAGTTCGAATGGTGTCGATACCAAGAGATTCCGACCTGCCGACCCGTCAGCTCTCCGCGACGCCGGCGCCGAACGTGCACGGATCGGACTCGCGGGGGTTCCTACGGTCGGTTTCGTCGGTCGGTTGACGCGGGACAAGGGCCTCGAGGTTCTTGCCGAAGCCTGCAAGCGTCTTGCAGACGACGGTGTCGATCATCAGCTCCTCGTCATCGGCGACGTCGAGGAAGCCGAGTCGCGCCTGGTGCTCGATCAACTGGGCGCCGGCGGGTACCCTCCGGTCGTGCTGGGGCACGTTCCAGACACCGCGCCCTACTATGCCCTGATGGATGTCCTCTGCCTCCCGACATTTCGTGAAGGCTTTCCCAACGTCGTCCTCGAGGCATCTGCAAGCGGAGTACCGGTCGTGACGACCGATGCGACAGGTGCTGTCGATTCCGTGGTCGACGATGTCACGGGGAGCATCGCGCGTGTCGGCGATCCAGTCTCCCTGGCGGCAGAGCTCGCGCGCTTGCTGACGAATCCAGAGCGCGCGAAAGCGATGGGACAAGCGGGACGTGAGCTCGTTGTTGCCAGCTACGCCCGAGACGTGGTCTGGATGCAGACCGAGTCGTTTCTGCGCAACCTACGGGCCCGACGAGCCTGA
- a CDS encoding NAD-dependent epimerase/dehydratase family protein, with protein sequence MRVLITGGAGFIGSNLARYFALHDPSVDIRVIDDLSTGRMTNLDGLDVDIRVASVADADAMRSAVEDVDAIVHLGALGSVPRSINDPMASHVANLTGTLTVLEAARSVGAYVVFASSSSVYGANLKLPKSEFDWTRPMSPYAVTKLGAEGYTLAYQFAYGLETLAFRFFNVYGPLQPADHAYAAVIPRFVDAALDGRPLVVHGDGLQSRDFTHVESVCAALFTASVDRIVAPDPVNLAFGTNTTLLELIEVLEAELGFKVAVEHTESRVGDVRASQADGLRIREYFPQIAPVPLAAGVATTVDWFKRQRGQA encoded by the coding sequence TTGAGAGTACTGATTACCGGCGGTGCAGGGTTCATCGGTTCGAACCTCGCCCGTTATTTCGCCCTGCACGACCCATCAGTCGATATCCGCGTGATTGACGATCTGAGCACGGGTCGCATGACCAATCTCGATGGTCTCGATGTCGATATCCGCGTCGCTTCGGTCGCTGACGCTGATGCAATGCGATCGGCGGTTGAAGATGTCGACGCGATCGTCCATCTTGGAGCGCTCGGGAGCGTGCCGCGCTCGATCAACGACCCGATGGCAAGTCATGTCGCGAATCTGACTGGAACCCTCACAGTCCTGGAAGCAGCACGATCCGTCGGTGCGTACGTGGTTTTCGCATCGTCGAGCTCGGTCTATGGAGCGAACCTGAAGCTCCCGAAGTCCGAATTCGACTGGACCCGCCCGATGAGTCCGTACGCTGTGACCAAGCTCGGCGCCGAAGGGTACACGCTGGCATATCAGTTCGCGTACGGCCTGGAGACGCTTGCCTTCAGATTCTTCAACGTCTACGGGCCGCTCCAGCCCGCTGATCATGCATATGCCGCGGTGATCCCTCGATTCGTCGATGCAGCGCTTGATGGCAGGCCGCTCGTCGTGCATGGAGATGGGCTTCAGTCGCGAGACTTCACGCACGTCGAAAGCGTCTGTGCGGCTCTTTTCACAGCATCAGTGGATCGAATCGTCGCCCCGGATCCAGTCAACCTCGCGTTCGGTACGAACACGACCTTGCTGGAACTGATCGAAGTCCTTGAAGCCGAACTCGGATTCAAGGTGGCTGTGGAGCACACCGAGAGCCGTGTCGGGGATGTGCGCGCATCGCAGGCGGATGGGCTTCGAATCAGGGAGTACTTCCCGCAGATCGCACCGGTGCCGCTGGCGGCGGGGGTCGCGACAACCGTCGATTGGTTCAAGAGACAGCGCGGCCAGGCCTGA
- a CDS encoding acetyltransferase, whose product MLHVVVVGAGGFGREVLDVLEALNEGSPAARYVVDGVIDDSPSELNLSRLADRGYRYLGSLDEYLARGGAARYVIGIGAPQIRARVVMKIGDRLSPIDPIVHPKANFGSRVTLGAGSVVCAGVSMTTNISSGDHVHVNPNVSVGHDSMLGDYVSLNPGCAISGDVVIGDRVLVGTTAAILQGLTIGADAVVGAVACVTRDVAVGQTVIGVPARPQQPAAAPVPEPQSTSQTPDRRR is encoded by the coding sequence ATGCTTCATGTCGTGGTGGTCGGCGCGGGCGGGTTCGGTCGGGAAGTACTCGATGTTCTTGAGGCTCTGAACGAAGGCAGCCCGGCCGCGCGGTACGTCGTGGACGGAGTGATCGACGATTCGCCGAGCGAGTTGAATCTGAGCCGGCTCGCTGATCGCGGTTATCGGTACCTCGGTTCTCTGGATGAGTATCTCGCGCGAGGCGGCGCGGCCCGCTATGTGATTGGAATCGGCGCTCCACAGATCCGAGCTCGGGTCGTGATGAAGATCGGCGACAGGCTCAGCCCGATCGACCCGATCGTGCACCCCAAGGCAAACTTCGGTAGCCGTGTCACCCTCGGAGCGGGATCTGTCGTGTGCGCAGGCGTGAGCATGACGACGAATATCTCGTCAGGCGATCACGTTCACGTGAATCCGAACGTCTCAGTCGGGCACGATTCCATGTTGGGCGATTACGTCTCGCTCAACCCCGGATGCGCAATATCCGGGGACGTCGTCATCGGCGACCGAGTACTCGTCGGAACGACTGCCGCGATTCTGCAGGGACTGACGATCGGCGCAGATGCCGTCGTCGGTGCAGTCGCTTGCGTCACCCGCGATGTTGCGGTCGGCCAGACGGTCATCGGGGTCCCCGCACGGCCACAACAGCCTGCTGCAGCTCCGGTACCGGAGCCGCAGAGTACATCGCAAACCCCAGATCGGAGGCGCTAA